The genome window CAACCAGTTCCTGTCGTCGATCATGAAGGCGATCTCGTACGTGCTGTACCGCTCGGTCAATCCGTACACGACGCCGGCGGTGGGCAAGCGGCTGGTGCAGCGGCACCGCAAGATGCTGGCGGCCATCGTGGCGCGCGACGGCGAACTGGCCAGGCAGCTGCTGGCCGACCACGTGGCCAAGGTCCGCGCCAAGCACGGCGCCGCGGACAAGAATACGGCCGGCAACTGAACCGGCCCGGGCGGCCCCGCGGGCCGCCCGCCAAGCGGTTAGTCGACCTGGATGTTGCGCGCCTTGATCAACCGCGCCCAGCGCGCCTGCTCGTCGCGCATAAGCGTGGTCATCTGCGCCGGCTGGTTCAAGGCGGGAACCGAACCGATTTCCTTCAGGTTCTCGATCATGGCCGGATCGGCCAGGACCCGCGCGATGCCCGCGTGAATGGCCTGCACCTTGTCGGCGGCCATGCCGGCGGGCGCCAGCACGCCGAACCAGCTCACGCCATCCACTCCCGGATAGCCCTGCTCGGCAATGGTGGGAATCTCGGGCGCCGACGGGCTGCGCTCGGTGCCCACCAGCCCCAGGGCCTTCACCTTCCCCCCCTTGAGCAGCGGCAGCGCCGCCGGCAGGTCGACGAACACGCCGGCGATCTGGCCGCCCATGACGTCGGTCAGCGCGGGCGCCACCCCCTTGTAGGGCACGTGGACGAAGTTGCCGCGCGTGGCATCCTTCATCAGCTCCATGTACAGGTGCGTGATGTTGCCCGTCCCCGCCGAACCGATCGGAACGGGATTCGCGGACTGGCGCGCGTAGGCGACGAACTCCTTCATGTCCTTGGCCGGCAGTTGCTTGCCCACGAGCAGGGCGGTGCCGTTGGCCACCACCCGGCCGATCGGACTCAGGTCCTTCAACGGGTCGTAGTTCAGGTCCTTGTACAGGACGGGGCTGATGGTCAGCATGCCCGAGGTCGCGAACAACAGGGTCCCGCCGTCGGGCGCGGCCTTGGCCACCGCCTGCACGCCTATCGTGCCGTTGGCGCCGGGGCGGTTGTCGATGATCACGGTCGCCTCCAGCTGCGGCCCCAGGCGCTCGGACAGCTTGCGCGCGATCAGGTCGGCCGGGCCGCCGGGCGAGAACGGCACGACCATGCGGATCTGGCGCGGCAGCGGCTGGGCAGCGGCGTTGCCGGCCAGCGTCGCGGCCAGCAGGAACAGTGCGGATTGCAGGAGGGGGCGGCGGGGAAGCATGGTCAACTCCATGGACGTTCCTTGAAAAGAAATGTACGGACGGACGCGATCAGGACGCGCGGCGGACGACGCCCACGCCCGGGCCTTCCGGAACGTGGAGATGGCCGTCCACGACCTTCAGGCCCTCGAACGGATCGTTCAGCAGCTTCTGGAACTCGGCCAGCTCGCAGGCATAGGTGATGTTGGGCAGCGCCACGGCCAGGTGCAGGGCATGGGCGGCCAGCAACTGGCTGCCGACGTTGGCGCCCATCCGGCATCCCAGGTGCGCGACTTCGCAGATGCGCGCGGCCGTCTGCACGGCGCGCAGGCCGCCCATCTTGGGCACCTTCAGGCTGACCGCGTTGATCGAGCGGCTCGCCGCCAGGCGGTAGGTCGACGACGCGTCGTAGGCGCTTTCGTCGGCCTCGATGGCGATGCTGGAGGCGCGCGTGACTTCCTGCAACCCGTCCAGGTCGTCGGCCCGCACCGGCTGCTCGATGATGTCCACGTCGAATTCGACGGCCCGCTGGGCGAACACGATGGCGTCCTTGGCGCGGTAGGACTGGTTGGGGTCGGCCACCAGCCGCACGGCGTCGCCCACCTGGCGCCGCACCGCGCGCAGGCGCTCGATGTCCTCGCGCACGGAACCGCCCACCTTGAGCTTCAGGTGGCGGTAGCCCTGGTCCACCAGGCGCTGCGCGCGCTCGGCCATCTCGGGAGGCGTCTTCAGGCCCAGCATGCGGCAGATGGCGATACGGTCGGTGGTCTTGCCGCCCAGCAGCTCGTACAGCGGCACGCCCAGGAGCCTCGCCTTCAGGTCGTGCAGCGCGCAGTCGATGGCCGCCTTGGCGGGATTGTTGCCCACCAGCGCGGCCTGAACGCGCACGAGGTTCGCCTCGATCGCCATCGCGTCCTGGCCGACCAGCGCCGGGCAGATGCGCTGCAAGGCGCCTTCCACCCCCAGCGCCGTCGCGGCCAGATGGGGAAAGGCCGCGGCATAGCCCCAGCCTTGCGTGCCGTCCTCGGCCGTCAGGGTCAGCACGACGGCA of Pigmentiphaga sp. H8 contains these proteins:
- a CDS encoding tripartite tricarboxylate transporter substrate binding protein codes for the protein MLPRRPLLQSALFLLAATLAGNAAAQPLPRQIRMVVPFSPGGPADLIARKLSERLGPQLEATVIIDNRPGANGTIGVQAVAKAAPDGGTLLFATSGMLTISPVLYKDLNYDPLKDLSPIGRVVANGTALLVGKQLPAKDMKEFVAYARQSANPVPIGSAGTGNITHLYMELMKDATRGNFVHVPYKGVAPALTDVMGGQIAGVFVDLPAALPLLKGGKVKALGLVGTERSPSAPEIPTIAEQGYPGVDGVSWFGVLAPAGMAADKVQAIHAGIARVLADPAMIENLKEIGSVPALNQPAQMTTLMRDEQARWARLIKARNIQVD
- a CDS encoding mandelate racemase/muconate lactonizing enzyme family protein, giving the protein MKITAFSLDHLSLPDEDPNWKFAGQAYPTNDAVVLTLTAEDGTQGWGYAAAFPHLAATALGVEGALQRICPALVGQDAMAIEANLVRVQAALVGNNPAKAAIDCALHDLKARLLGVPLYELLGGKTTDRIAICRMLGLKTPPEMAERAQRLVDQGYRHLKLKVGGSVREDIERLRAVRRQVGDAVRLVADPNQSYRAKDAIVFAQRAVEFDVDIIEQPVRADDLDGLQEVTRASSIAIEADESAYDASSTYRLAASRSINAVSLKVPKMGGLRAVQTAARICEVAHLGCRMGANVGSQLLAAHALHLAVALPNITYACELAEFQKLLNDPFEGLKVVDGHLHVPEGPGVGVVRRAS